Below is a window of Oscillospiraceae bacterium DNA.
CCAAAAAATCGCTCCCGGCCCGCCGGCTGCAATTGCCGCAGAGACCCCGACGATATTGCCGACGCCGAGCTTACCTCCGGTTGTGAGGGAAAACACCTCGAACGGAGAGAGCTTCTTGCCGCTCTGCCGGGAGAGAATTTTGGGCACTTTGACAAGGCCGTTAAGGTTATAAAAACAGTTTTTGACCGAAAGCCAAAGTCCGACCGCCAGCAGCAAGCAGACCGGCACGATTCCCCATATGATTTTTTCCGACAGAAACTGCAGAACGGACATCATATCACCCCGAAATGAATATGCAAATCGGCGGTTTTACATGATTAGATTGACAAGGAGGAGGGGAAGGGTTATAGTGAAAGTTAAGAGTTCACAGTTAAAAGTGAACAGTTACGGTGTTTACTTCGCAAAACTAAAATCAAAAATTAGTTCCCGGGAATGTCACTGTACACTTTTAACTGCCAACCGTTAACTTTTAGCTTGTTGATTTCACTGCTAAGGAGTGAATCCATATCAAAATCATTGCGTTTGATCTCGGAAAAGCACGCACCGGCGTGGCCGTCAGCGATATCGGAGAAATCTTGGCCAGCCCTGCCGAGGTGATCACGAAAAATGACCCCGCTGCCGTGCTGGAAGCCGCGGTGCAATGTGTCGCCAAATACAGCGCGGGGTTGGCTGTCGTCGGCCTGCCGTTACGTGATACCGGTGCCGACGGCGAACTCGCCCCCTGGGCGCGGGAGTTCGCCAAAACGCTCGGCGAGCGCTGTCATATCGAAGTTCGCCTTTACGACGAGCGCTATACGACCGCCGCCGCGCATGTATACTACAACGAGGCCGGAAAGCACGGCTCCCAAAAACGCCGACAGACCATCGACGCCGCCGCAGCCGCGGTCATTTTACAGAATTTTTTGGACGGCCGAAAACGAGGGAAACAATAACCGCATATGCACATCAAAAGCGCGTTCGGCAGAATGCGCTTTTTCGTTGAATATCACCTGATAACGGAAAATCAATCAGATAAAAAAATGTCCTGCATATCGATTGTGCATTCCGCCGGGGTATGATATAATATTTCCGGCGCAAAAAAACACGCCTAAAATTACTGCAAAACAAGAGGGAATTGTCATGAAATTCGATGGAATGAACATTACCACCGCAAAGACCTATGTCGATTTGATGAAAAGATACGTCGACTCGTACTGGGCAGATCAAAAAAACTTTGACCATCTGTCGGTCATCGAAGGCATCAACACCGACGCGTCCGGCAACAGCATTACAACGACGCTGACCCAACCGCTCGGAAAGGTGCAATACGGATATGCGATTCAATCCGCCGCCGAGGTCTATAAACATACGAAAAGAATCGAATACGCCGAGATCGCGCTAGCGCTGATCGGGCGCATCGCCGATATTTATGAAGCCGTAACCAAACAATTTACACTCTCTTTTGATGACCTGGACGCTTTGATGTTCATCGAAGCGGCATTTGCGGGCGGCCCGTTCGCAAAGGGTTGTCTGATTTTACGCGAAGCGGGGCTGATGAGCGACGAACTCTACAAAAGAATGCAGCCGGTCTGGGAAACGGCCGTGCGCTCCGCGATGCGTCTGCCCGAATGGGGCCCGTTCAACCGCTGCGTATTACGCGTGATCACGCTGTCGCGTTTCGCGCGCCTTTACCCGAACAGCTCTTTGGCGAAAGAAGCGGGTGATTTGGCGCGGTTTTGCGCCGAGGACTCGATCGGCCGCTGGACGATGGAAGACACAACGCTCTATAACGGCGTATGGTATATTTGCATGGCCGAATATCTGCACGAAAACAACATTCGTAATTTTCGTACCGATACGATTTTCCATTATTACGCCACTTATTTTGTGCACACCCAGACGCCCGAGGGCAGCATCCCCGACTACGGCGACGCCCGCATCCGCGACTGGGGCTGCCCGGCGCTGTGTCTCGGCTTTTTGGAATGGACCGCGGCGATCTACAACGACGGTACTGTGAAATACGCGGCGATGAAGCTGCTCGATTGGGGCAAGAACTATTACGGCAAGGGCATTGCCGGCGGATGGCACGCCCGCTCCTATGCGCTGGCCGCCGATATGGCCGACGAAAAGGTCAAGCCGGAAAAACCGGAATATCTGTCGGGTGAAATCATCGACGATCTTGTGGGCAAAAAGTTGATCTGGCGCGGCAAAAAGGATGACAAAAACAAAGAGTATTTAATGCTCAACTACCGCGACGAGGGCAATTACGCGCTGCTTGCACGGCAAAATATGTTCTGCACGATTCCCGCACCCGCCGAAAAAGTCCACCACGGGCATGCCGACGAAAACACGATCACGAGCTATTTTTACCGTGACAAGCCGTTACTCTGCGACGGCGGCTACCGCGACGCGATTGTCGACCACGGCGCATTCCGCGCGGACTTTTACCACAATAAAGTCGTGATGCGCAACGGGCGCATGTTCCGTGAGAA
It encodes the following:
- the ruvX gene encoding Holliday junction resolvase RuvX, coding for MAFDLGKARTGVAVSDIGEILASPAEVITKNDPAAVLEAAVQCVAKYSAGLAVVGLPLRDTGADGELAPWAREFAKTLGERCHIEVRLYDERYTTAAAHVYYNEAGKHGSQKRRQTIDAAAAAVILQNFLDGRKRGKQ